AAACGCAATTCCTTTTGATACCCAAAGTCCAATGGTAACAAGTGGGATAAGACTTGGGACACCGGCTGTAACAACCCGAGGGTTTAAAGAAGAGGATATGGTTGAAGTGGCAGATATTATCTATGATGCTTTGACAAATTCTGATACCAAAGAGAATATTTTAAGCAGGGTGAAAGCTCTTTGCGATAAACATCCTTTGTATAAAGAATTTGATGAACAAGCTTAAGGTGAATTGAAATGGACTTTTTCCAGTATCTTGGTGAAAAGAGATTAAAAAAAGAATCTCCCCTTGCTTATAAACTCAGACCCAAACGCCTTGAGGAAATTGTGGGGCAGGAGCATATTTTGAGTCCGGGAAAACCTCTTTATAATTTGATTAAAAATGATAAACTAACTTCAATAATTCTCTATGGACCACCTGGAACCGGAAAAACTACAATTGCACATGTGATTGCTAATGCCACAGGCAAAACTTTCAAAACTATAAATGCTACAATTGCAGGTGTAAATGATATAAAGAGGATTATAGAAGAGGCCAAAATTGAGTTTTCTCAAACAGGTAAAAAGACCATTCTTTTTATAGACGAGATACACAGATTCAATAAACTTCAACAAGATGCGCTTTTGCCTTCTGTGGAAGAAGGGGTAATAATTTTAATTGGAGCGACAACCGAAAATCCTTTTTATGAAGTCAATAAAGCACTTGTATCAAGGTCTTTGGTATTTGAACTTTTTCCACTTAAAGAGGAAGATATATTGAAAATTATTGAAAGAGCAATTACTGACAAGGAAAATGGACTTGGTGAGCTGAATATCCAAATAGATGATAATGCTAAAAAGTTCATAGCAAAGCTTTCAGGTGGAGATGCAAGAGTTGCTTTGAACATCTTAGAGGCTGTAGTATATTCTTCTTCAGCCCAAGATGACGGCAAAATTTTTATTTCACAGGAATCTGTTGTAAATCTTTCAAATAGGAAAACAGCTATTTATGATGCTACAGGAGATATGCATTATGATACTATTTCTGCCTTTATAAAAAGTGTGAGAGGGTCTGACCCGGACGCAGCATTGTTTTATTTAGCAAAGATGCTTGACAGCGGAGAAGATATAAAGTTTATTGCAAGAAGACTTATAATATT
The DNA window shown above is from Caldicellulosiruptor owensensis OL and carries:
- a CDS encoding replication-associated recombination protein A: MDFFQYLGEKRLKKESPLAYKLRPKRLEEIVGQEHILSPGKPLYNLIKNDKLTSIILYGPPGTGKTTIAHVIANATGKTFKTINATIAGVNDIKRIIEEAKIEFSQTGKKTILFIDEIHRFNKLQQDALLPSVEEGVIILIGATTENPFYEVNKALVSRSLVFELFPLKEEDILKIIERAITDKENGLGELNIQIDDNAKKFIAKLSGGDARVALNILEAVVYSSSAQDDGKIFISQESVVNLSNRKTAIYDATGDMHYDTISAFIKSVRGSDPDAALFYLAKMLDSGEDIKFIARRLIILAAEDVGLADPMALTIAVSAATACEFVGMPEARIILSEATIYLACAPKSNSAYLAIEKALEDAKNVSIKSIPMHLRMSAHGQEKLGHGVGYVYPHDYKNHWVYQQYLPDELIGRKYYYPTEIGKEKLIAEYIKKLKEQLDS